The nucleotide window TTAGCAAATAACTTATCCATTTTTTCTTTTTCTTCATCTGCTAAAGCAGCATCTACTAGAATACGACCACTGTGCTCATCTGTAATTACTTTTTTACGAGAAGCAATTTCTACCTGTACTTGTGGCGGAATAGTAAAGAAAGAACCACCAGATGCACCACGCTCTATTGGCACAACAGCTAAACCGTTTTTTACGTTATTTCTAATTCTCAAATACGCTTTTACTAAACGTTCATCAATTTTCTTTTGGTACTCTTCAGATTTACTAATAAGCGCTTCTTCTTCTTTTTCAGTTTCTTTTAAGATTTCGTTTAATTCACCTTTTTTGTGCTTAAGGTGCTCTTTACGATCTTTTAAACGGTCTTTAGTTTCAGAAATAACTTCTTTTTTCTGCTCTATCTGAGCCTTAAATTCTTTGATGTGTTTTTCAGCTAACTGAATCTCTAGTTCCTGAAATTCAATCTCTTTCGTTAATGAATTGTATTCTCTGTTATTTCTAACGTTATTTTGTTGCTCGCTATATTTTTTGATTAAAGCCTTAGCTTCTTCGATTAAATTTTTCTTTCCTTTAATCTCATCATCAATAACAGCAAGGCTATCATTTAATTTCTCTAGTCTGGTATTTAACCCTTCTACCTCATCTTCTAAATCTCTTACTTCTAAAGGAAGCTCACCTCTCACATTTCTTATTTCGTCTACTCTAGAGTCTATTAACTGTAAATCGTAAAGCGCTCTTAAACGCTCTTCTACAGTAACTTCAGCTTTTTTCGCCATAATTATAAATACTTTACCGGATTTGTATTTGTCTTTGATAAAATGACTGCAAAATTAGTAATTTTTTTCGAGAGATAGTCTACTAAAAACGATTTTGTGAACTGTTCACTCTCATAATGACCAATATCTGCTAACAAAATATTGTTTTCTGCACTAAAAAAGTCGTGATATTTAAGATCTGCTGTTACTAACAAGTCTGCACCAGATGCCTTAGCTGCGCTTATGGCAAAGCTTCCAGAACCTCCTAAAACCGCTATTTTTTTTATGGATTTATTGAGGAGTTTTGAATGTCTCACGCATTTGGTATTCATTTTTTGCTTTACGTAATTTAAACAGTCTAACTCATGCATCTCTTCTGCCAAATCACCAATCATTCCCATACCTATATACTGGTTGGTATTATCTAACGTGGTAACTTCGTAAGCGACTTCTTCATAAGGATGTGTATTAAAAAGTGTTTTTAAAATTTTAGATTCTAGATGCTTTGCAAATACTGCTGAAATTAAGGTTTCATTTTCGGTATGTAATTTGCCTTTTTCACCTATTGTTGGATTTGATTCTTCATTTCCTCTATAAGTTCCTTTGCCTTCAAGATTAAAACTACAAGCATCGTAATTACCTATATTGCCTGCACCTGCATTAAATAATGCTGCCCTTAATGCTTCAGCATTTTCGTTAGGTACATAGGTTTGTAACTTTTTTAAGGTGCCAGTTTGTGGTATTAAAATCTTTTTATTCTGTAATTGTAACTGATCGCAGATTATTGAATTAACACCTTGAAATGCGTTATCTAAAGCCGTATGTATTGAGAAAATTGCGATTTTATGCTGAATTGCTTTTATAACAACGCGCTCTACATAGGTTTTACCGGTCAGTTTTTTTAGGCCTTTAAAAATGATAGGATGAAAACTCACAATGAGATTGCAGTTGTTTTCTATAGCTTCATCTACAACAGCTTCAAGCGTATCTAAAGTTACCAAAACACCTGTGACTCTTTGATTTTTATCACCTACCAAAAGGCCTACATTATCAAAATCTTCGGCATAATTTAAAGGTGCCAAATCGTGTAAATGATTTATTACATCTTGTACTAGCATAAGTGTATATTTGTTTCAAAAATAATATAATTTAGTGCTTGTGAAATTTCTACGCATCATATTGTTTCCTGTTGTGCCAATTTACTACTTGGTGACCTGGCTAAGAAATTGGCTATATGATAAAGGTGTTAAGTCTTCAAAATCATATGACATTCCGATTATTTGTGTTGGAAATCTTAGTACTGGTGGTACAGGAAAAACACCTATGATAGAATACTTGATTCGTTTGCTCAAAGATGAAAAGTCTGTTGCTACACTGAGCAGAGGTTACAAACGTATAACCGAAGGTTATGAGTTGGCAGACCAAGGTGCAACAGCTGATACCATTGGTGATGAGCCGTTTCAATTCTTCAGAAAATTTAAGGATATAAAAGTTGCTGTTGATGGTAATCGCCAAAATGGAATTGCTCAGTTGCTACTACTAGAAGACAAACCCGAGGTTATTTTACTAGACGATGCTTACCAGCACAGAAAGGTAAAAGCTGGTTTCAATATTTTGCTAACCGCATATTACAATCTCTATAGCAATGATATTGTTTTGCCTACTGGAAACTTACGAGAACCAAGATCTGGTGCCAAAAGAGCTGATATAATTGTAGTAACAAAATGTCCCTCGGATATTTCTGAAAGTGAAAAGCATAAAATTTCTAATAGGTTAGGGATTAAACCACATCAGCAATTAGTGTTTAGTTCTATAAGTTACGCTGAAAGGGTTATTTCAGCACATTCTAAGATGACATTACAATCTTTACCAGAATTTACACTTGTAACTGGTATAGCCAATGCAACGCCTTTGGTTGAATTTTTAAAAACTAAGGGATTAAATTTTGATCATTTGGAGTTTCCTGATCATTATAGCTTCCGGATAAATGATATTGAAGAATTGGCAAAAAAAGAATTGATAATTACAACAGAGAAAGATTTTGTAAGACTTGTAGATAATGAAAGCTTAGTCGCTAAATTATTCTACCTTCCGATTGAATTAACAATTGACAAAAAAGATGCTTTTGACACGTCTATAAAGACTTTTGTAGGTTAAAAATAATTAGAAACTACCTCTTTACCAGAAAGTACATCATATAACTTTCCTTCAAAGTCCTCTTGCTTAAAGGGTTTAGAAATAATGTCATTAAAACCGGCTTCCCCAAACTCGTGCATCTTATCTTCTAATGTAACGGCAGTCAGTGCAAAGATTACCAAATCTTTATTGAACTCTCTAATGAGTTTTGTGGCCTCTAACCCACTGATGCCAGGCATATGGATGTCCATTAAAACAACATTGTAATCTGTGGCTTTAACTTGCTCTACGGCAGCTTCGCCATTATCAACCACATCACAATAAAGCCCCATTTTGTTTAGGATTTTTTTAGTGATCATCTGGTTAATTTTATTGT belongs to Winogradskyella sp. J14-2 and includes:
- a CDS encoding zinc ribbon domain-containing protein, translated to MAKKAEVTVEERLRALYDLQLIDSRVDEIRNVRGELPLEVRDLEDEVEGLNTRLEKLNDSLAVIDDEIKGKKNLIEEAKALIKKYSEQQNNVRNNREYNSLTKEIEFQELEIQLAEKHIKEFKAQIEQKKEVISETKDRLKDRKEHLKHKKGELNEILKETEKEEEALISKSEEYQKKIDERLVKAYLRIRNNVKNGLAVVPIERGASGGSFFTIPPQVQVEIASRKKVITDEHSGRILVDAALADEEKEKMDKLFAKLAK
- a CDS encoding Nif3-like dinuclear metal center hexameric protein, whose protein sequence is MLVQDVINHLHDLAPLNYAEDFDNVGLLVGDKNQRVTGVLVTLDTLEAVVDEAIENNCNLIVSFHPIIFKGLKKLTGKTYVERVVIKAIQHKIAIFSIHTALDNAFQGVNSIICDQLQLQNKKILIPQTGTLKKLQTYVPNENAEALRAALFNAGAGNIGNYDACSFNLEGKGTYRGNEESNPTIGEKGKLHTENETLISAVFAKHLESKILKTLFNTHPYEEVAYEVTTLDNTNQYIGMGMIGDLAEEMHELDCLNYVKQKMNTKCVRHSKLLNKSIKKIAVLGGSGSFAISAAKASGADLLVTADLKYHDFFSAENNILLADIGHYESEQFTKSFLVDYLSKKITNFAVILSKTNTNPVKYL
- the lpxK gene encoding tetraacyldisaccharide 4'-kinase — translated: MKFLRIILFPVVPIYYLVTWLRNWLYDKGVKSSKSYDIPIICVGNLSTGGTGKTPMIEYLIRLLKDEKSVATLSRGYKRITEGYELADQGATADTIGDEPFQFFRKFKDIKVAVDGNRQNGIAQLLLLEDKPEVILLDDAYQHRKVKAGFNILLTAYYNLYSNDIVLPTGNLREPRSGAKRADIIVVTKCPSDISESEKHKISNRLGIKPHQQLVFSSISYAERVISAHSKMTLQSLPEFTLVTGIANATPLVEFLKTKGLNFDHLEFPDHYSFRINDIEELAKKELIITTEKDFVRLVDNESLVAKLFYLPIELTIDKKDAFDTSIKTFVG